Proteins encoded by one window of Aliivibrio wodanis:
- the metQ gene encoding D-methionine-binding lipoprotein MetQ precursor, with product MKLNLKTLAAVAGLASTLILTGCGQEEANTNLIKVGVMAGAEAQVAEVAAKVAKEQYGLDVELVTFTDYVTPNAALDDGSIDLNAFQHKPYLDQQVTDRGYKIEVAGNTFVYPIAGYSKKVTSVEQIEDGARIAVPNDPTNLGRSLLLLQQQGLITLRDGSGLAATVRDITANPKNISIVELDAAQLPRSLDDVALSVINTTYASSINLTPEKDGIFVEDKKSPYVNLIVGRTDNVNSENVKTFVKAYQSEEVYQAAFKTFDGGIVKGW from the coding sequence ATGAAATTAAATCTAAAAACACTGGCAGCAGTTGCTGGTCTAGCATCAACACTTATTCTTACTGGTTGCGGCCAAGAAGAAGCAAACACCAATCTAATTAAAGTAGGTGTAATGGCGGGAGCTGAAGCACAGGTTGCTGAAGTTGCTGCAAAAGTTGCAAAAGAGCAATACGGTCTTGATGTTGAGCTAGTTACTTTTACAGACTACGTTACACCAAACGCAGCGTTGGATGATGGGTCTATTGACCTAAATGCTTTCCAACACAAGCCATACCTTGATCAACAAGTAACTGATCGCGGTTACAAAATTGAAGTTGCAGGTAATACATTTGTTTACCCTATCGCTGGCTACTCTAAGAAAGTAACGTCTGTTGAGCAAATCGAAGACGGTGCACGTATTGCTGTACCAAATGACCCAACTAACCTTGGTCGTTCTCTTCTTCTTCTTCAACAACAAGGCCTAATCACACTGCGTGATGGTTCAGGTCTTGCTGCAACGGTTCGTGATATTACAGCTAACCCTAAAAATATCTCAATTGTTGAATTAGATGCAGCACAACTGCCTCGTTCACTTGATGACGTTGCACTGTCTGTAATCAACACGACTTATGCAAGCAGCATCAACTTAACACCAGAGAAAGATGGTATCTTTGTAGAAGATAAAAAATCTCCATATGTAAACTTAATTGTTGGCCGTACTGACAATGTAAACTCTGAAAATGTGAAGACTTTTGTTAAAGCTTACCAATCAGAAGAAGTTTACCAAGCCGCATTTAAAACGTTTGATGGCGGTATCGTTAAAGGTTGGTAA
- the metI gene encoding D-methionine transport system permease protein MetI — translation MSFDVISAWFDLNSKLLLNATGETLYMVAVAGIVGFAIGIPLGVILHITKKGGLMENTTFNSVLGAIVNVGRSVPFLVLMVAIIPVTKLIVGSFIGTTAAIVPLTIGAIPFVARLIEGALIEVPSGLVEAAQSMGATPLQIITKVLLPEALPTILNAVTITLVTLVSYSAMAGTVGGGGLGDVAIRYGFHRYDLTIMAVTVVMLIVLVQIIQSVGDNLVKKVDHR, via the coding sequence ATGTCATTTGATGTAATTTCTGCATGGTTTGATCTAAACAGCAAGCTATTATTAAACGCGACTGGCGAAACCCTTTATATGGTTGCAGTTGCAGGCATTGTTGGCTTTGCTATTGGTATTCCATTGGGCGTTATTCTTCATATCACCAAAAAAGGTGGTTTGATGGAAAACACAACGTTCAATAGTGTACTAGGTGCGATTGTAAACGTGGGGCGTTCAGTGCCTTTCTTGGTACTAATGGTTGCGATTATTCCAGTAACAAAACTGATTGTTGGTAGCTTTATTGGTACGACAGCGGCAATTGTTCCATTGACTATTGGTGCAATCCCATTTGTGGCTCGTCTTATTGAAGGCGCATTAATTGAAGTACCAAGTGGCTTGGTTGAAGCTGCACAGTCTATGGGTGCAACACCACTGCAAATTATTACGAAAGTACTGCTTCCTGAAGCACTACCAACAATCTTAAATGCAGTGACTATCACTCTAGTAACGCTAGTTAGCTACTCTGCAATGGCAGGTACGGTTGGCGGTGGTGGTTTAGGTGATGTTGCTATTCGATATGGTTTCCACCGTTATGATTTAACTATCATGGCAGTGACTGTTGTAATGCTGATTGTTTTGGTGCAAATCATTCAATCTGTAGGTGATAATTTAGTTAAGAAAGTTGATCACCGTTAA
- the metN gene encoding D-methionine transport ATP-binding protein MetN encodes MIEINRVNKVFYQGAKEINALKDINLHIAQGTIFGVIGSSGAGKSTLIRCVNMLEKPTNGEVIVDGVDLTKLSSSELSKARRNIGMIFQHFNLLASRTVFDNVALPLELAGKSKQEIQKKVTELLELVGLTDKHHTYPANLSGGQKQRVAIARALSTDPKVLLCDEATSALDPATTKSILELIKDLNRKLNITILIITHEMEVVKNICHQVAIIGDGELVEKGIVSDIFAHPKTKLAQEFIRATLDLSIPDDFKARLQDTYVEGSYPLIRLEFTGASVDAPVISQISREFDIDISILNADIDYAGGVKFGLMLAEFFGNQKSTEQAIAFLRNHHVKVEVLGYVI; translated from the coding sequence ATGATTGAAATAAACCGTGTTAATAAGGTGTTTTATCAAGGTGCAAAGGAAATTAATGCCCTTAAAGATATTAACCTTCACATTGCCCAAGGCACCATCTTTGGTGTAATAGGCTCATCAGGTGCAGGGAAAAGCACACTGATACGCTGTGTAAACATGTTAGAGAAGCCTACAAATGGTGAGGTGATTGTTGATGGTGTTGATTTAACCAAACTGTCTTCAAGCGAATTGAGCAAGGCTCGTCGTAATATTGGGATGATCTTCCAACACTTTAATCTTCTCGCTTCACGAACTGTATTTGATAACGTTGCTCTACCATTAGAGTTGGCGGGCAAATCAAAACAAGAGATTCAGAAAAAAGTCACTGAGTTATTAGAGCTCGTCGGATTAACTGATAAGCATCACACTTACCCTGCTAACTTAAGTGGTGGTCAAAAACAACGTGTTGCTATCGCTCGTGCACTATCAACCGATCCTAAAGTATTATTATGCGATGAAGCGACCAGTGCACTTGATCCTGCAACAACAAAATCGATTTTAGAACTGATTAAAGATCTAAATCGTAAATTAAATATCACGATTTTAATCATTACTCATGAAATGGAAGTGGTTAAAAATATCTGTCACCAAGTTGCAATTATCGGTGATGGTGAATTAGTTGAGAAAGGCATTGTGAGTGATATTTTTGCTCACCCTAAAACCAAACTTGCTCAAGAGTTTATTCGAGCAACGTTAGATTTATCCATTCCTGATGATTTCAAAGCTCGCCTACAAGATACGTATGTTGAAGGTAGCTATCCTCTTATTCGCCTAGAGTTTACTGGCGCGAGTGTTGATGCTCCTGTTATTAGCCAAATATCTCGCGAATTTGATATTGATATCAGTATATTAAATGCGGATATCGATTATGCAGGTGGGGTTAAATTTGGCCTTATGTTAGCCGAGTTTTTCGGTAATCAAAAATCAACAGAGCAAGCAATTGCATTCTTACGTAATCATCACGTGAAAGTAGAGGTATTAGGTTATGTCATTTGA
- the gmhB gene encoding D,D-heptose 1,7-bisphosphate phosphatase — protein sequence MSKPAVFLDRDGVINVDRGYVHKRDDFEYIDGVFNAVKKCKDMGYLLVLVTNQSGIARGMFTEEQFETLTEWMDWNFAENDIDFDGIYYCPHHPEATVEQYKEVCDCRKPNPGMFISAQTFLDIDMENSVMIGDKKEDMMAAQAAGVGTRILVRTGKPVTEEGEALATTVLDSIADVPKFLFA from the coding sequence TTGTCTAAACCAGCAGTATTTCTTGATAGAGACGGCGTGATTAACGTTGATCGTGGCTATGTTCATAAACGTGATGACTTTGAATACATTGATGGTGTATTTAATGCTGTTAAAAAATGCAAAGACATGGGTTACCTACTGGTATTGGTAACAAACCAATCAGGCATTGCTCGTGGCATGTTTACAGAAGAGCAATTTGAAACACTGACAGAGTGGATGGATTGGAATTTTGCTGAAAACGACATCGACTTTGATGGTATCTATTACTGCCCACACCACCCTGAAGCAACGGTAGAGCAATACAAAGAAGTGTGTGATTGCCGTAAACCAAACCCAGGCATGTTTATTTCTGCTCAAACTTTCTTAGATATCGACATGGAAAACTCTGTGATGATTGGTGATAAGAAAGAAGACATGATGGCAGCACAAGCGGCGGGTGTTGGTACTCGTATTCTTGTTCGCACAGGTAAGCCAGTAACAGAAGAAGGCGAAGCGTTAGCAACAACGGTTCTTGATAGCATTGCGGATGTGCCTAAGTTTTTGTTTGCTTAA
- a CDS encoding transcriptional regulator, LysR-family, whose amino-acid sequence MSIKLQQLKHFTLVVEEGGFRAASNRANRSQAALSTSIKELERILEQPLFEAGNKSKLTPFGEICFPKIKQFLGVYEQLTNDLRADAAGQQGRVRIASVPSVAAKLIPSVLGAFSEKYPNVEVSLIDDNAAAVEARLLSGEVDLALGNYSQLEEEAIHFTPLIADPIGVVCLKDHPIANNLDGVEWQALLPYPFIKNGTCSLLNSTPAHVLSQQALYSVENITSLFSILELGIGITTLPKLAFPTNETRLVWIPLIDPPLERQIGIFQLAGRTISPQAQQFYELCVEYLNYQKE is encoded by the coding sequence ATGAGTATCAAGCTACAACAATTGAAACACTTTACTTTAGTCGTAGAAGAAGGGGGCTTTCGCGCTGCATCAAATCGTGCAAATCGTTCTCAAGCGGCGTTATCAACTTCAATTAAAGAACTTGAACGTATTTTAGAGCAACCTTTATTTGAAGCCGGTAATAAATCTAAATTAACCCCTTTTGGAGAGATCTGCTTTCCTAAAATAAAACAGTTCTTAGGCGTTTATGAACAGCTAACCAACGATCTACGTGCCGATGCAGCAGGCCAACAAGGACGGGTCCGTATTGCAAGTGTTCCTTCTGTTGCTGCAAAATTAATCCCGAGTGTACTGGGAGCATTTAGTGAGAAGTACCCAAATGTGGAAGTCAGTTTAATTGATGATAATGCCGCCGCCGTTGAAGCAAGATTATTATCTGGCGAGGTCGATTTAGCGTTAGGGAATTACTCGCAATTAGAAGAGGAAGCGATTCACTTTACTCCGCTTATCGCCGATCCTATTGGGGTGGTGTGCTTAAAAGATCATCCGATTGCCAATAACCTCGACGGTGTTGAATGGCAGGCATTACTCCCATACCCTTTTATTAAGAACGGGACTTGTTCTTTACTTAATTCCACTCCTGCTCACGTACTTAGCCAACAAGCCCTCTACTCTGTAGAGAATATCACCTCATTGTTTTCAATATTAGAACTCGGTATTGGAATTACGACCTTACCCAAATTAGCCTTCCCAACCAATGAAACCCGTTTAGTCTGGATCCCTTTGATTGATCCGCCACTGGAGCGACAAATTGGAATATTTCAGTTAGCAGGCAGAACCATCTCACCACAAGCTCAGCAATTCTATGAACTGTGCGTTGAGTACTTAAATTATCAAAAAGAATAA
- a CDS encoding endoribonuclease L-PSP yields MKKHAVKTELFASKAPLEWAIVNNSTLYTAQIPIDQSGMVVEGGIEAQTRQTLDNLVHTLECAGESLDSVLQVLIYVTDREYLATVNKVYAEYFNAPYPNRAAMIVAGLAREEMLVELVVYAAVQSE; encoded by the coding sequence ATGAAAAAGCATGCAGTAAAAACCGAGCTATTTGCGTCAAAAGCACCTCTTGAGTGGGCAATTGTAAATAACAGCACTTTATATACGGCTCAGATACCGATTGATCAATCAGGAATGGTGGTTGAAGGAGGGATTGAAGCTCAAACTCGTCAAACTCTAGATAATTTAGTTCACACATTAGAGTGTGCGGGAGAGTCGTTAGATTCCGTTCTGCAAGTATTGATTTATGTCACTGACAGAGAGTATCTCGCCACCGTAAATAAAGTGTATGCAGAATACTTTAACGCCCCTTATCCAAACCGTGCAGCAATGATTGTCGCAGGGTTAGCTCGTGAAGAAATGTTAGTTGAGTTGGTTGTCTATGCAGCTGTTCAATCAGAATAA
- a CDS encoding aldehyde dehydrogenase: MTVQAQIIQAEKSLYIGGEWQSGISTIANINPSDITQNLGHFAQASESQVQDAISAAKKAQPQWEKTPLERKQAVLQAIGDELIARCDELGRLLSSEEGKPFMEGRGEIYRAGQFFQYFAAEVLRQIGDSADSVRPGVSVEVTREAVGVIAVISPWNFPTATAAWKIAPALAFGNSVIWKPANLTPASAVALTEIIHRQGLPEGTFNLVLGNGSQVGNALINSKEINGVSFTGSVDTGRKVATATAPNFVRCQLEMGSKNALVIADDADIQTAVEATIAGSFSGAGQKCTASSRLVVMDGIHDAYVDALIKRMSELKVGHALEDGVFMGPVVDGNQLDANFGWIENARQSGAELAFGGERLNLAHDGYYMSPTLFINTDNKWEVNQEEVFAPMASVIRVADLEEAIATTNDTRFGLTGGIITQSLRTSALFKQQAQTGCVMVNLPTAGTDYHVPFGGRKESSFGPREQGQYAKEFYTVVKTAYQRPY; encoded by the coding sequence ATGACAGTTCAAGCGCAAATTATCCAAGCGGAAAAATCATTATACATCGGTGGTGAGTGGCAATCTGGTATCAGTACGATAGCAAACATTAACCCATCAGATATCACGCAGAACTTAGGTCATTTTGCTCAAGCAAGTGAAAGCCAAGTTCAAGACGCAATTTCAGCCGCAAAAAAAGCGCAACCACAGTGGGAGAAGACCCCATTAGAGCGTAAACAAGCGGTATTGCAGGCGATTGGTGATGAGTTAATTGCACGTTGTGATGAATTAGGGCGTTTGCTTTCAAGTGAAGAAGGCAAACCTTTTATGGAAGGGCGTGGTGAAATTTATCGTGCTGGTCAGTTTTTTCAATATTTTGCAGCCGAAGTATTACGTCAAATTGGTGATAGTGCCGATTCTGTAAGACCGGGTGTTTCTGTTGAAGTGACGCGTGAAGCCGTTGGGGTGATTGCGGTGATTTCTCCTTGGAATTTCCCGACAGCAACCGCAGCTTGGAAAATTGCCCCTGCATTGGCATTTGGCAACAGTGTGATCTGGAAGCCTGCGAATTTAACACCTGCAAGTGCGGTTGCCCTCACTGAAATTATTCATCGTCAAGGCCTGCCTGAAGGTACTTTTAATCTGGTATTAGGTAATGGTTCTCAGGTGGGTAATGCGCTTATTAATTCAAAAGAGATCAATGGCGTGAGCTTTACGGGATCAGTTGATACGGGACGTAAAGTAGCAACGGCGACTGCGCCAAACTTTGTACGTTGCCAATTAGAAATGGGCAGTAAAAATGCGCTGGTTATTGCTGATGATGCGGATATTCAAACTGCGGTGGAAGCGACAATTGCTGGTTCTTTTTCTGGCGCAGGTCAGAAGTGTACCGCGTCGTCTCGTTTGGTTGTTATGGATGGCATTCACGATGCTTATGTAGACGCGCTAATCAAGCGCATGAGTGAATTAAAAGTCGGGCACGCACTTGAAGATGGCGTATTTATGGGGCCAGTGGTTGACGGTAATCAGTTGGATGCAAATTTTGGATGGATTGAAAATGCACGTCAAAGCGGCGCTGAATTAGCATTTGGTGGTGAGCGTTTAAATCTTGCTCATGATGGGTACTACATGTCGCCAACTCTGTTTATTAATACGGACAATAAATGGGAAGTAAACCAAGAAGAAGTGTTTGCACCCATGGCAAGTGTGATCCGCGTGGCTGATTTAGAAGAAGCAATTGCAACGACCAATGACACTCGTTTTGGCTTAACAGGCGGCATCATTACGCAAAGTTTACGTACTAGTGCGTTATTCAAGCAACAAGCGCAAACGGGCTGTGTCATGGTCAATTTACCAACCGCAGGTACGGACTACCATGTGCCATTTGGTGGTCGTAAAGAATCAAGTTTTGGTCCACGAGAGCAAGGTCAATACGCAAAAGAATTTTATACGGTAGTGAAAACGGCTTATCAACGTCCTTATTAA
- a CDS encoding membrane dipeptidase, M19 family: protein MYQQRIVIDGLQYCNWDREYFQTLKASGITAVHATMVYHENARETLSRFAEWNLRFEQNADLIMPVYSMMDIEEAKAKGKVGIFFGAQNCSPIEDEIGLVEVMRQQGLLIMQLTYNNQSLLATGCYEKNDTGITRFGQQVIEEMNRVGMIVDMSHSAERSTLEAIDLSSRPICISHANPSFAHDALRNKSDTVIKALAQRGGLLGFSLYPFHLPNGSQCSLDDFCQMVATTADMVGIEHLGIGSDLCLNQPQEVLEWMRNGRWSKAMNYGEGSASNSGWPDALPWFCGSAGMENIYNGLMRHGFSEPEAGKVLGENWFNFLQQGLEPIS, encoded by the coding sequence ATGTATCAACAACGGATTGTTATCGATGGTTTGCAATACTGCAATTGGGATAGAGAGTATTTTCAGACTCTAAAAGCCAGCGGTATTACTGCGGTTCACGCCACGATGGTGTACCACGAAAACGCACGAGAAACGTTGAGTCGTTTTGCTGAGTGGAACTTACGCTTTGAGCAAAATGCAGATCTTATAATGCCAGTCTATTCAATGATGGATATTGAAGAAGCAAAAGCGAAAGGAAAAGTAGGTATTTTCTTTGGCGCACAAAATTGCTCTCCCATTGAAGATGAAATTGGTTTAGTTGAAGTCATGCGTCAACAAGGGTTGTTGATCATGCAATTGACCTATAACAACCAAAGTCTACTCGCGACAGGATGTTATGAAAAAAATGATACTGGCATTACTCGTTTTGGTCAGCAAGTGATTGAAGAGATGAACCGTGTAGGGATGATCGTCGATATGTCTCACAGTGCGGAGCGTTCAACCCTTGAAGCGATTGATTTATCGTCACGGCCTATTTGTATTAGTCATGCCAATCCTTCTTTTGCTCATGATGCATTACGTAATAAATCAGACACGGTAATTAAAGCATTAGCACAACGTGGTGGATTACTTGGTTTTAGTTTGTACCCATTTCATTTACCAAATGGCAGTCAATGTAGCCTAGATGATTTTTGCCAAATGGTAGCAACAACTGCCGATATGGTCGGAATAGAACACTTAGGCATTGGCAGTGATTTATGCTTAAACCAACCACAAGAAGTGTTGGAGTGGATGCGTAATGGTCGTTGGTCAAAAGCGATGAATTATGGTGAAGGGTCAGCGAGTAATTCAGGTTGGCCTGATGCGTTGCCGTGGTTTTGCGGTAGTGCTGGTATGGAAAATATTTACAATGGATTAATGCGTCACGGATTCAGTGAACCGGAAGCTGGGAAAGTTCTGGGTGAAAATTGGTTTAACTTTTTACAACAAGGACTAGAGCCTATTTCGTAA
- a CDS encoding glycine betaine transporter OpuD, with amino-acid sequence MSDLMNSVKESSKSTEQKGTKKAQHSETTAEKLGLNNPALWYSGGFIAAFVLIALVDSELLSTIVNSGFAWAVKVFGPYWQLLLLLTFLIGIGLAAGRTGRVILGGIDKPEMDGFRWMAIIFCTLLAGGGVFWAAAEPIAHFVNPPPLYGAQVDAQQGAVNALSQSFMHWGFLAWSIVGSLTSIVVMHLHYDKGLPLKPRILLYPVFGERVLKGHTGALIDACCIVAVAAGTIGPIGFLGLQVSYALNALFDIPDGFTTQFIIILFAIALYTISALSGLNRGMQMLSRYNVILASALMLYILIFGPTNFIVNGYIQGVGSMIDNFIPMATYRGDEGWLSWWTVFFWGWFLGYGPMMAIFIARISRGRSIRQLITTISIVAPLVTCFWFTIVGGSGLAFEIAEPGSVSKAFEGFNLPGALLAVTSQLPMPMVMSILFLILTTIFIVTTGDSMTYTISVVVSGETEPNAIIRTFWGVMMGVTAIILISLGSGGISALQSFIVITAVPVSLILLPSLWNAPQIAMKMAKEQGL; translated from the coding sequence ATGTCTGATTTAATGAATAGCGTGAAAGAGTCAAGCAAGAGTACAGAGCAAAAGGGAACGAAAAAAGCACAGCATAGTGAAACAACCGCTGAAAAATTAGGCCTTAATAACCCTGCCTTATGGTATAGCGGTGGTTTTATTGCCGCATTTGTTTTAATCGCTTTAGTTGATAGTGAACTGCTGTCTACCATTGTAAACTCAGGTTTTGCTTGGGCTGTAAAAGTCTTTGGTCCTTACTGGCAATTACTATTATTACTTACCTTTCTTATTGGTATTGGGCTTGCTGCGGGACGTACTGGGCGAGTGATCTTAGGAGGGATTGATAAGCCAGAGATGGATGGTTTTCGTTGGATGGCGATTATCTTTTGTACCTTATTAGCTGGGGGCGGTGTTTTTTGGGCTGCTGCAGAACCGATTGCTCACTTTGTTAATCCTCCACCATTGTATGGTGCGCAAGTCGATGCCCAACAAGGTGCGGTGAACGCGTTATCACAATCTTTTATGCATTGGGGATTCTTAGCATGGTCTATTGTGGGGAGCCTAACTTCTATCGTTGTTATGCACCTTCATTATGATAAGGGGCTACCACTAAAGCCAAGGATCTTACTTTATCCTGTTTTTGGAGAGCGAGTACTCAAAGGGCATACCGGAGCGCTGATTGATGCATGCTGTATTGTTGCGGTAGCAGCAGGAACCATTGGTCCCATTGGCTTTTTAGGCTTACAAGTGAGCTACGCGTTAAACGCTCTGTTTGATATTCCAGATGGCTTTACTACGCAATTTATTATCATCTTATTTGCTATCGCTTTATATACCATATCGGCGCTGAGTGGCTTGAATCGTGGTATGCAAATGCTGAGTCGATATAACGTTATTTTAGCATCTGCATTAATGCTTTATATCCTTATCTTTGGACCTACAAACTTCATTGTAAACGGTTATATCCAAGGTGTGGGAAGCATGATTGATAACTTCATTCCAATGGCGACATACCGAGGTGACGAAGGTTGGTTAAGCTGGTGGACGGTTTTCTTCTGGGGATGGTTCTTAGGGTACGGTCCGATGATGGCCATATTTATTGCTCGTATCTCAAGAGGGCGCAGCATTCGCCAGTTGATTACGACAATTAGTATTGTGGCGCCACTTGTTACGTGTTTTTGGTTCACGATTGTGGGTGGTTCTGGGTTGGCTTTTGAAATTGCTGAACCAGGTAGTGTCAGTAAAGCCTTTGAAGGGTTTAACTTACCAGGAGCATTACTTGCCGTAACTTCACAGCTACCAATGCCAATGGTTATGTCTATTTTATTTTTAATCTTAACCACTATTTTTATTGTGACAACCGGGGATTCAATGACCTACACCATCAGTGTTGTTGTTAGTGGTGAGACCGAGCCTAATGCCATTATCAGAACCTTCTGGGGTGTGATGATGGGGGTGACGGCAATCATCTTAATCTCCCTTGGATCTGGTGGCATTTCAGCATTGCAGTCTTTTATTGTTATTACCGCCGTCCCCGTATCTTTAATTTTGCTCCCTTCATTGTGGAACGCACCACAAATAGCAATGAAGATGGCAAAGGAACAGGGCCTCTAA
- the yejB gene encoding putative oligopeptide transport system, inner-membrane oligopeptide-binding protein encodes MISYLLRRLLLVVPTFIGITLLIFALTRFVPGGPVERMLLSLQMQGSSETGGTSSVTDGNNALSEDQIAELNAFYGLDKPVFEAYYDWLTKLVVLDLGESTRYYEPVWDMIAERLPVSLFYGGMTFLLSYMISIPLGYLKALKHGSILDSTSSIAIFVGFALPGYVIGVFLISLFSYQLEWFPMGGFVGDDFDDFGTFEQIKDIMWHAVLPLFCYLIGDFALLTMTMKNNLMENLAADYVRTAIAKGLPFQKAVRRHALRNSLIPVASHFGNSLMFFMTGSFLIEVIFNIDGIGLLGYEAIMERDYPVVMGLFAINAMMLMLGNILSDVCVAAVDPRVKFGA; translated from the coding sequence ATGATATCTTACCTACTAAGACGACTTTTATTGGTTGTCCCGACCTTTATTGGCATTACCTTACTTATTTTTGCATTAACACGTTTTGTTCCTGGTGGTCCTGTTGAACGCATGTTGTTGAGTTTACAAATGCAAGGTTCCTCTGAAACTGGTGGTACGAGTAGTGTTACTGACGGTAACAATGCTTTATCTGAAGATCAAATCGCTGAACTCAATGCTTTTTATGGATTGGATAAACCCGTATTTGAAGCCTATTATGATTGGTTAACTAAATTAGTCGTTCTTGATTTGGGTGAGTCTACCCGTTACTACGAACCCGTATGGGACATGATAGCCGAGCGCTTACCAGTTTCTCTTTTTTATGGAGGTATGACCTTTCTACTCAGTTATATGATCTCCATTCCTCTTGGTTATCTTAAAGCGTTAAAGCACGGTTCTATTCTTGATTCTACGTCTTCCATTGCTATTTTCGTTGGCTTTGCCTTACCAGGTTATGTCATTGGTGTGTTTTTAATCAGCTTGTTTAGCTACCAGTTAGAATGGTTTCCTATGGGCGGATTTGTTGGTGATGATTTTGATGATTTTGGAACCTTTGAGCAAATAAAAGACATTATGTGGCATGCAGTGTTACCCCTGTTTTGTTACCTGATTGGTGATTTTGCTCTTCTGACAATGACGATGAAAAATAATTTAATGGAAAATTTAGCTGCTGATTATGTACGAACCGCAATAGCAAAAGGTCTTCCTTTTCAAAAAGCCGTTCGTCGGCATGCACTACGAAATAGTTTAATTCCAGTGGCAAGCCATTTTGGTAATTCATTAATGTTCTTTATGACAGGCTCTTTTTTGATTGAAGTTATTTTTAATATTGATGGTATTGGCTTACTTGGCTACGAGGCGATCATGGAGCGAGATTACCCAGTAGTAATGGGGTTATTTGCAATTAATGCCATGATGTTAATGTTAGGCAATATTCTGTCTGATGTGTGTGTTGCAGCGGTTGATCCGCGCGTGAAATTTGGAGCTTAA
- the yejE gene encoding putative oligopeptide transport system, inner-membrane oligopeptide-binding protein, with protein MQSILKVSPLTQKKIQRFKGIKRGYWSFLILSLLLVLSIFAEVFVNSRALLVSYQGQWHFPTYGDVKSGDTFGLGYAHETNYRDLQSQFENEGEGNFVIMPIVPWNPYEQDFSGDFPPTEPSIESQHYLGTDTIGRDIVSRLAYGFRIAMGFALITLVISYAIGVSVGCAMGFFGGKFDLFFQRFIEIWSMVPFLYVIMILVSIMKPSFMLFTLINVMFGWMGMTWYMRTMTYKEKSREYVMAAKALGASNSRIVFHHILPNTMVMIVTLAPFTIVANITALTALDYLGLGLMPPTPSWGELLQQGKSNLDSPWIATSVVTAIVTVLIMVTFIGEGIREAFDPKKHTRYV; from the coding sequence ATGCAGTCTATTTTAAAAGTAAGCCCATTAACACAGAAAAAAATTCAACGATTTAAAGGGATTAAGCGTGGCTACTGGTCATTTTTGATTTTATCACTTTTATTGGTTCTCTCGATTTTTGCAGAAGTTTTCGTGAATAGTCGAGCATTACTTGTGAGTTACCAAGGTCAATGGCATTTTCCAACTTATGGAGATGTAAAGTCAGGAGATACCTTTGGCCTAGGCTACGCGCATGAGACTAATTATCGTGATTTACAGAGTCAATTTGAGAATGAAGGCGAGGGGAACTTTGTCATCATGCCAATAGTGCCTTGGAACCCTTATGAGCAAGATTTTTCTGGTGATTTTCCACCGACAGAGCCAAGTATTGAGAGTCAGCATTATTTAGGAACAGATACTATTGGTCGAGATATCGTCTCCCGCTTAGCTTATGGTTTCCGTATTGCAATGGGCTTCGCACTTATAACCTTGGTGATCTCTTATGCGATAGGGGTATCTGTTGGTTGTGCAATGGGCTTTTTTGGCGGTAAGTTCGATCTGTTTTTCCAACGCTTTATTGAGATTTGGTCTATGGTGCCATTTTTATACGTCATCATGATTTTAGTTTCGATAATGAAGCCAAGCTTTATGCTCTTTACCTTAATTAATGTCATGTTTGGTTGGATGGGAATGACATGGTATATGCGAACCATGACTTATAAAGAAAAATCCAGAGAGTATGTGATGGCAGCAAAAGCACTAGGGGCATCTAACTCACGTATTGTATTTCATCACATTTTGCCTAATACCATGGTCATGATCGTGACGTTAGCACCGTTTACCATTGTAGCTAATATTACGGCACTGACCGCTTTAGATTATTTAGGCCTTGGCTTAATGCCACCAACACCGAGCTGGGGTGAGTTATTACAACAAGGAAAGTCAAATCTCGATTCTCCTTGGATAGCGACGTCAGTGGTGACAGCTATTGTTACGGTATTAATTATGGTGACATTTATTGGTGAAGGCATCCGTGAAGCATTTGATCCCAAAAAACATACTAGATACGTCTAG